Below is a window of Streptomyces genisteinicus DNA.
CAACGCGCACATCCACGCGATCCCCTTCGAGAACCTCGACCCGCTGCGGGGTTCGGTGCCCTCGCTCGCTCCGTCCGACGTCGTCGCCAAGCTGGTCGACAGCCCGCGCGGCGGGTACTGCTACGAGCACAACACACTGCTGTCCCTGGCACTGCGGGCGCTCGGTTTCCGGGTCACGCCCCTGATGGCCCGGGTGGTCCTCGGCGCCGCGGCGCCCGAGAGCCGGCCCCGCACCCATATGACGCTCCTGGTGGAGGTGGCCGGCGAGGAGCACCCCTGGCTCGCGGACGCGGGCTTCGGAGCGGCGGGGAGCCTGCTGGAGGCCGTGCCCCTGGTCACCGGCGCCGAGTTCCGGTCCGGGCCGCGCACGCACCGGTTCGTCCACGCGCCGCACGACGGCCCGCTCGCCCTGTGGGTGCTCCAGGCGAGGACGGGCACCGGGGACGCGGCGGAGTGGGCGGACCAGTACGCGTTCACCGTCGAGCCGTTCGCCGCACCGGACTTCGAGGTCGCCAACTGGCACGTGGCCACCAACCCGCGCTCGCCGTTCAGTCGGCGGCTCCACGCGCAGTGCACCCGCCCCGGCGTGCACCGTGCCCTGGACGACCGCCGGTACACCGAGACCCGGGCCGACGGCGGTGTCACCGAGCGGCTGATCGGGACCGAGGAGGAGGCGCGGGCCCTGTTGGCGGAGGAGTTCGGCATCGTCGCGCCCGAGGACATGAAGCTGCTGTCGTAGCGGGTCGGCTCCGGCTTCGTATAGGGGCCGCGGGGGCCGCGCCGTCAGATGCCGTGCTTCTTGAGGATCGCCTCGATGTCGCTGAAGTCGTCCGCCCCGGTGTCGGCCGCCTTCCGGGACCGGGGCGCGGCGGCGTTGCCGGCCGCGCCCAGGGAGGGCGCCGACGCCGCGGGGGCCACCGCGTCACCGCCCCGTGCGGCGGCGGCCTTGCGCTCCCGGCGGGTGCCGCCGGAGCGGCGTTCCACGATCCGGGTGGTCATGAAGAGCAGCCACGCGCCGCCGAGCAGGCCGAAGCCGACCCAGGCGGACGGGCTGAACGCGGTGCCGACGGCCCACTCGACCGCGCCGGTCAGCACCAGGCCGACGGGCACCAGCGAGTAGGCGGCGATCCGGGTCGCGGCGAGGAAGCGCCGGCGGTACGCCGTGATCGCGGCGATGCCCAGGCCCGCCGCGGACACCGCGGAACAAATGGTCTCGGCAAGCATCCGGTCCTCCAGGCTCGGCGGGCACGAGGTGTGGCGTTCTCCTCCATCCTGCACCGTCATCGTGCGCGGATGCCACGGAGCGGGCGATCTCAGGGGTATCTCCGGGATCGCTCTCCTCCTCAGGTCCCCGTCGCGGGCCCCCCGTCCCGGCTGGAAGACTGGCCGCATGAACGACTCCTCCCCCCGCCCGGTCGTCGTCGACGTCTGGTGCGAGCTCCAGTGCCCCGACTGCCGCACCGCCCTCGACGACGTGCGCGCCCTGCGCGAGCGGTACGGCGACCGCCTGGATCTGCGGCTGCGGCACTTCCCGCTCGAGAAGCACAAGCACGCCTTCGCCGCGGCCCAGGCCGCCGAGGAGGCCGCCGGGCAGGGCAGGGGCTGGGAGTACACGGAAGCGGTCCTCGCCCGTGTCGAGGACCTGGCGGCGCGAGGTGAGCAGGTCCTCGTGGAGACCGCGGGGGAACTGGGGCTGGACGCGGAGGAGTTCGACACCGCGCTGATCGACGGGCGGCACATCCTGGCCGTCGACGCCGACCAGGCCGAGGGCAAGGCGATCGGCGTGACCGGCACGCCGACGTACGTCGTCGACGGGCAGCGGCTGGACGGCGGCAAGAGCCAGGAAGGGCTGCGCGGCCGGATCGAGGAGATCGTCGACCGGCTGCTGGCGGACCCGAGCTGAGTCCCGGCGGTCCCGGCGGCTCGGGACGGCCGAAGCCTCCGGGACCGCCGGGAGGCGCGGCTCAGAGCAGGCGCTTGGCGACGTTGCGGAACGTGGTGCGGTAGCCGAGGGACTCGTAGAGGCCCAGGGCCGTGGTGTTGCCGGCGAAGACGTGGAGGCCGATCAGCGGCAGGCCGTCGGCGTGGGCGATCCGCTCGGCGTGCTGCATCAGGGCCCGGCCGTGCCCCTGGCCGCGGTGCGGCTCGGCCACCTCGACGTCGAAGACGTACGCGCCCTGCTCGCCGGGGCGGACCTCGTGCCGCGCCACCCACACGTGACCGACCGGGGTGCCGCCGGCGAGCAGTACGTGGATCCGGACCCCCTCGGTGGCGGCGCCGTCGGGGAGCAGCCGCTCGTGGACCTCCTCCGAGCGCAGGACCGCCTCGTCCTCGGGCACCCCGCGGTCGATCCAGTCCTGCGCGAAGTGCCGCACCGCGTGGACGCGCCACGCGGTGAACTCGGCGTCGTCCATGGGGCGCGCCACGACGCCCGGAGGGGGCGGCGGGGGCTCGGCCGTCTCCTTGAGCATGTTGCGGCCCCGCTCGGTGTAGCCGAGTGCCGCGGCCCACCCCAGTACACGGTCGGCGCCGTCCGGGACCGCCGCGCGGACCTCGGTGCAGCCCCAGTCGCGGAGCACCTCCTCGGCCGCGAGCGCGGCGACCGTGCCGCGGCCGCGGCCGCGGTCCGGCTCGTCGACGCCGAGCGACCGGATGTGGCCGGCGGGGCGGCCGCCCGCGAGAGAGGACTCCAGTTCCACGGCGCCCACCCGCCGCCCGTTGACGCAGACGTCGAAGGTGCGGGCGCGGGCGCCCTGCCCGTCCCGCCGGATCGGCCCGGTCGGCCGCAGAGTAGTGGTCATCGAGGACTTTCTACCTGCCGGGCGGCCGTACGACACCGGTTTTCCGGCAGCGGTTGCGGGCGTTCCGGAGCCTGGCGCCCCGGGCACCGCTCCGTCCGTTCCCGGACGGGCTGCGCGGGGGCCGCCGTCACGGGGCCGGCCCCGGCCAGTCGGGTGTCGACGGCACGGGGTTGTCCCGGCGGCGGGCAGGTGGTGCCGGGGCCGGCCCCGGGCCGGATGCCTAGCGGGGGTCGGCGTCGGCCGCGGCGCGCTCCGCGAAGACGCGCATGGCCTTCGCGGTGACGGGACCCGGCTCCGCGGGGAGCGGGCGGCCGTCCACGCGTACGACGGCCTGGACGTCGCGGAGGGTCGAGGTCAGGAAGACCTCCTCGGCGCGCTCCAGGGCGTCCATCGGCAGGTCGGTCTCCTTGGCGCCGGTCCATTCGACGGTGAGGGCGCGGGTGATGCCGGCGAGGCAGCCGGACGAGACCGGAGGGGTGTGGAGTTCGCCGTCGAGGACGACGAACACGTTCGACCCGGTGCCCTCGCACAGCCTGCCGACGGTGTTGGCGAACAGCGCCTCCGACGCCCCGTGGTCGTGGGCCCGTGCGAGGGCGACGACGTTCTCCGCGTACGAGGTGGTCTTGAGTCCGGCGAGGGCGCCGCGTTCGTTGCGGGTCCAGGGGACGGTGATCACCGCCGTGGTGTCGGGGCGGCGGGAGGTCTCCCCCAGGGCGACGACCAGGGTGGGCCCGTCGGTGCCCCGGTCGGAGCCGAGCGGTGAGAGGCCGCCGGTGTACGTGATCCGCAGGCGGCCGAGCGCCATCGGGTTGGCCGCGAGCACGGCGGCCGAGGCGCGCCGGATCTCGTCGTGGTCCGGTGCCGGCAGGCCGAGACCCGCGGCGGAGCGGCTGAGCCTGTCCAGGTGCCGGGTGAGCGCGAACGGCTGCCCGTGGGCGGCCTTCACCGTCTCGAAGATGCCGTCGCCCACGGTGATCCCGTGGTCGAGCACCGACACCCGGGCCTCCTCGGCGTCCTTGAGCCCGCCGTTGACCCACAGCTTCATCCCGCAGTCCTTCCGCTCGCCTCGTACGCGCCCGACGCTACCGCGAGCAGGCGGGCCGCCTTCAGTTCGGTCTCGGCCCACTCGCGTTCGGGGTCCGAGCCCCAGGTGATGCCGGCGCCGGTGCCGAAGCGCAGCAGCGGGCCCCCGGTCGCCGCGCGGTCGATCCAGAAGGTGCGTATGCCGACGGCGAGCTCACCGGTGCCGCAGTCGGCGTCGACCCAGCCGATGCCTCCGCAGTACGGGCCGCGCGGGGAGGTCTCCAGGGCGTCGATGATCCGCAGGGCGCTGGACTTGGGGGCTCCGGTGACCGAGCCGGGCGGGAAGGCGGCCGCCAGCAGCTGGGACCATCCGGCGCCGGGGGCGAGTTCGCCGCGGACGGTGGAGACGAGGTGCACGAGTCCCGGGTGCGGTTCGACGTCGCAGAGGGAGGGCACGGTCACGGTGCCGGTGGCGCAGACCCGGCCGAGGTCGTTGCGGACCAGGTCCACGATCATCACGTTCTCCGCGTGGTCCTTCTCCAGCAGGTCGGCGGCGGTGCGGCCGGTGCCCTTGATGGGGCCGGACTCCACGGCGGCGCCGTCGCGGCGCAGGAAGAGCTCCGGCGAGGCGGTGGCGATCTCGACGCCGTGCGCGGGGAGCCGGATCGTTCCTGCGTAGGGCGCCGGGTTGCCCCGGGCCAGCAGCGCGGTCAGCTCGTCCACGTCGTGCTCCCCGGGGCCGGTCAGCGGGGCGCTCAGGACCCGGCAGAGATTGGCCTGGTAGACCTCGCCCGCGGCGATGTGCTCGCGGATCCGGCGCACACCGGCGGTGTAGGCGGCGCGGTCGAGCGAGCTCGTCCACTCCTCGGCGGCGGGGCCGCGCCAGCGGCCCGGGACGGGCGCGGGCACCGCCTCGGTGCGCACGTCGCCGAAGCGCGCGCAGGTCAGCCGCCCCTCGAAGTCCGCGGAGACGGCCCAGAAGCCGGCGGAGTCGAGGGCGGCGGGGTCGCTGGTGACATCCCGGAGATCGGTGGCGACGAGGGAGCCGAACCGGGCCAGAGGAGCGAGGTCGTGCACGTCTGCGAGTGTAGGACCGGGACCGGCCGGCCGCGGCGATGCGGCAGGTGAGCTGCCACGACGGGCCCACACCTCAGCACGCTGCACAAACGCGTTTTTGTACTGGCCGAGGAATCCGCTAGAGTTCAACACGTCGCCGGGACGCGCAAGCGGAACGGAAACGACAGGCGGACGTGGCTCAGTTGGTAGAGCATCACCTTGCCAAGGTGAGGGTCGCGAGTTCGAATCTCGTCGTCCGCTCGAGAATCGGGGGATCTTCCCGACCCCCGCACTCCGGGTGGAGTGGCCGAGAGGCGAGGCAACGGCCTGCAAAGCCGTCTACACGGGTTCAAATCCCGTCTCCACCTCCAAGGACGATTAGCTCAGCGGGAGAGCGCTTCCCTGACACGGAAGAGGTCACTGGTTCAATCCCAGTATCGTCCACTGGTCCGCAAGGATCCCCGCGCGATTAGCTCAGCGGGAGAGCGCTTCCCTGACACGGAAGAGGTCACTGGTTCAATCCCAGTATCGCGCACGCAGTACGCGGTATCCGCAGGTCTGACCTGCGCGATTAGCTCAGCGGGAGAGCGCTTCCCTGACACGGAAGAGGTCACTGGTTCAATCCCAGTATCGCGCACCACCTCGAAGCCCCCGGCCCATCGGCCGGGGGCTTCGTCGTGCACGCGAGGGACGTCAGGAGGAGAACAGCATCCGGCCGAAGCCCCGCTGGTGGTGTCCGTGGCTCCCGTGGTGGCCGTGGTGTCCGCCGTGGTGCTGGGCGCCCCAGGCGGGCGCCGCCGGGGCGGGGGCCGCGGGGTAGGCCTGCGGGGGCGGCGCCTGCTGTGCCCACTGCGACTCCAGGCGGGTCAGCGACTCCAGCTCCCCGTAGTCGAGGAATATGCCCCGGCAGCCGCTGCACTGCTCGATCTGGACACCGTTGCGGTTGTACGTGTGCATCGCCGCGTGGCACTTCGGACACTGCATCTCAGCTCAGCCTCTCGCCGTGGGTTCGACCGTCGCCGGATGCATGCCCGGCGGCCCGCTCCTCACCCTACGACGGGACATCGCGCTCCAACTCGGGTGAGAGTGTCCCGATTCGGGTACAGGCGTCGATCACCGCCTGTTCCACGTCGTCCGGTTGGCGCCCCTCGGCCGCCGACTTCGCCAGCGCGAGGGCCGCGGTCTGCACCGTCAGCGCCCGTGCGGGGACCTCGAGTTGGGGCCAGGGGTCGTCGGTGTCCGGTACGGCGGGCCCGCCGGCGGCCGCGTACGCGCCCAGGAAGCGCCGCCAGATCGCCGGCGGCAGGATGCCCGCGGCGAACCAGGCGGCAGGGCGGGCGAGGTCCCAGGCCGGGTCCCCCAGGCCGAGGTCGTCCACGTCGATCAGCAGCCAGGGACCGCCGGGGACGGGATGGCGCACGAGCTGCCCGAGATGCAGGTCGCCGTGGCACAGGATCCGGTGGCGGCGGGCGTCGGCCTCGCCCCGGGCCCAGCCGGGCAGCCCCCGCCAGGCGCGGCGCACCCCCGCGGCCGCCGGATGGCCGGGGACCGAACCCTCCATCCTGGCCACCGCCGCCGCGGCCTTCAGCGGTCCGCGCATCGGCGGCAGCGGGCCGGGCAGGACGCGGGCGTCGACGCGGTGCAGGCGGGCCAGGAGGACGGCGGTCTGCTCCCAGGGGGCGGCGTCGGGATCGCGCGGGTCGACCGGCAGCCCGTACGGCCAGGCGCTGAACGGCCGGCTCCCGGCGGTCGCGGCCGCCGGGAGAGGCAGCGGCGGCAGCAGGACCCCGTCGAGGGCGGGGTGGGCGGCGACGGCGATGCGCACCGCGTGGGCGCCGGGGTCCGTGCCGGTGGCGTGGGCCTTGGCGACCGCGTCGCCGTGTCGTACGACGGTGCCGTCGGGACGGTCGGCGAGGGTCACCGCGCCCTGGCCGCAGGCGGGACAGTTCGGCCGGGAGGAGTGGGCGGCGGCCTCGGCCACCTCCGTGAGGTGCCGTACGAGGGGGGCGGTCACCAGGGGAGCCTATCCGCGCCGGGGCGGCGTCCGCGGCTCGTGGGCCCGGCCCTGCTCCGAACGCGCGATGGCCGGTCAGCTCCCCAGCTGACCGGCCAAACGCTGCCGTCCGCCGCACCCCCGTCCCCACGGGGCTGTTGGCCGGATGTCCCCGACCCGGACCGCTCTTCCGGGTCCGGGGCGCCTCTCAGCGCCCCAGCATCACGCCTACGGACGACGCCTGTGCGACCACCGCGTCCCAGCCGCCGAAGACGACCACCAGCAGTGCCGCGAGGGGAAGGACCATGGCCGTGGCCACCAGCGGGTGCCGGGTGCCTGACGGGCGGACGCCGAAACCGGCATATGCCTTGCGCGATGCGGTGTCCGCCATGGTCCCTCTCCTGTCGTGACTGGCAGCGGCGAGTGTCCGACCTCGGGGGACGAGTACCGCACCCGCCGCTTGACCTCAACACTAGGGAGCCGGGGAGCCCCGGACGTCATGCCCGCGTACCGACTTCCGAGCCTCCCGGAGGATGAGCCCCGGGCCCCCGCGTACTCCCCTGGGTGGAGACGCGGCCGCCGGGGCCCCGGGTCATCCCTGAGGACGCGCGTGCTCGGAGTCGTCCTCCCGGTCGACCGGCTGCTCCACGAGGGCCAGGACACGGGTCGCCATGAAGCGCGCCGTGCGGACGACCGAGCCCGACCTCGTGACTTCGCTCACTTCGACCACCCCGCGCCGGACCGCCGTCTCCACCCTCCGGCCCGCCCGGCTTGCCACCACTTCGTACGTGCGCGTCGTGTCGCCCGCGTCGACCACTATCTCCACACGGTCACCCTTCACCGATCCAATCCCCCTTCTGCGACTGATCGTTGAGATCCGGCGCCGGATCAACGGCGCCGGACCGGGGCTCTGCTGACCACTCCTCAAGTCTCCCACCGGGCACTGACAATCCATCCGAGCGCGAGGGCGCGGCCTATGAGCGCACACGCGCGGGGATACGTAAGCTGTGGCACGTCAGACCGATGACCGCGCAGCGGGGTGGGACCTCCCACCGAGGTAGGGGACGGACGATGGCGATGATGCGGCTCCGGCGCGAGGACCCGCGTACCGTCGGCTCGTTCAGGCTGCACCGGCGGCTCGGAGCGGGCGGCATGGGCGTCGTCTACCTGGGCTCCGACCGGCGCGGGCAGCGGGTGGCGCTGAAGGTCATCCGGCCGGACCTCGCGGAGGACCAGGAGTTCCGTTCGCGGTTCGCCCGGGAGGTGTCGGCGGCGCGGCGGATCCGCGGCGGCTGCACCGCACGGCTGGTGGCCGCGGACCTGGAGGCGGACCGTCCGTGGTTCGCGACCCAGTACGTTCCCGGCCCCTCACTGCACGACAAGGTGGTCGAGGAGGGCCCCCTGCGGGCCTCCGACACGGCAGCGATCGGCGCGGCGCTCTCCGAGGGCCTGGTCGCGGTCCACGAGGCCGGGGTGGTGCACCGGGACCTGAAGCCGTCGAACATCCTGCTCTCCCCCAAGGGCCCCCGCATCATCGACTTCGGCATCGCCTGGGCTACCGGCGCGAGCACCCTCACCCACGTGGGGACCGCGGTCGGCTCGCCCGGCTTCCTCGCCCCCGAGCAGGTGCGCGGCGCGGCGGTCACCCCGGCGACGGACGTCTTCGCGCTCGGCGCGACCCTGGCGTACGCGGCGATGGGCGACTCGCCGTTCGGGCACGGCAGTTCCGAGGTCATGCTCTACCGGGTGGTGCACGAGGAGCCGCAGCTGCACGGGGTGCACGACGCGCTCGCGCCGCTGGTGGCCGCGTGCCTGGCGAAGGACCCCGAGGAGCGGCCGAGCACGCTCCAGCTGTCCATGCGGCTGAAGGAGATCGCCGCCCGGGAGGCGCAGGGGCTGCACGACCCCCGTCCCCCGGCGCAGCGGGACCGTGAGCGGGCGGAGCTGAGCCGGCCGACGGCCCGTTACACGGAGCGCTCCGAGCGCACCGAGCCCGCGGAGCGGCGCACGGGCGGGTCCTCGGGGCCCCGGCCCCAGTCCCCCGCGCGCACCGGCGGCGGGTCCCGGCCGCAGCAGCCGCGTGCCACCGGGCCCACGAACGGGCGCCGGGGCGGCACCCGGCCGGGTACGAGGCCGGGCCCGGCCTCCTCGACGGGCCGCCGGCCCGCCAATCCGCGTCTGCTGAGGCAGCGGATCGTGGTCTTCTTCGTGGTGACGCTGATCGTGGCGCTGGGGATCGCGGCCGCGCAGAAGCTGTAGAGCCGACCGGCGCGGGGGTCCCAGGGCGCCGGCGCGCGGCAGGACGGGGTGGGTCCCCGTGGGCCGGGTCCGGCGGACCGGCCGGGGTGGGCCGGCTCCGGGCGGGTCAGCCCGCGGGCCGTCCGGTGGCCACGGCGTAGAAGGCGACGGCCGCGGCGGCTCCGACGTTCAGCGAGTCGACGCCGTGGGCCATCGGGATGCGGACCAGGTCGTCGGCCGCGGCCATGGCCCGGGAGGACAGGCCGTCGCCCTCGGCGCCCAGCATGAGCGCCACCTTGTCCAGACGGTGCGGGGCGATCTCGTCGAGCGGGACGGCCCGCTCGTCGGGAGTGAGGGCGAGCAGCCGGCAGCCGGCGTCCCGGACGGCGCCGAGCCCCTGCGGCCAGGCGCCGAGCCGCGCGTAGGGAACGGAGAACACGGCCCCCATGGAGACCTTCACCGACCGGCGGTACAGCGGGTCGGCGCAGTCCGGCGAGAGCAGGACGGCGTCCATGCCGAGCGCGGCCGCGCTGCGGAAGATCGCGCCGATGTTGGTGTGGTCGTTGACCGCCTCCATCACGGCCACCCGGCGGGCCGTGCGCAGCAGGTCCGCCGGGTCCGGGAGGGGCTTGCGCTGCATGGACGCCAGCGCGCCCCGGTGCACGTGGTAGCCGGTGACGCGCTCGGCGAGGGCCGGCTCGACGACGTGGACCGGGGCTTCGGCGGCGTCGATGACGTCGCGCATGGCGTCGGCCCACTTGGGCGTCAGCAGCATGGACCGCATCCGGTAGCCGGCGTCGGAGGCCCGGCGGATCACCTTCTCCCCCTCGGCGATGAACAGGCCCTCGGCGGGCTCGCGCCGGCGCCGCAGTTCGACGTCGGTGAGGCCGGTGTAGTCGGCCAGGCGCGGGTCGTCGGGGTCGTCGAGGGTGATGATCTCGGCCACGGTCTGCTCTCTCGGTGGTGCGGTCCAAGGGGCGGCCGGTGCGGCGGCCGCCCGGGGGGGGGCGGGACGGCCGTTCAGGGAAGGGTCGGCACACCCACGCCGACGACGTCGCCGACGACGATGACGGCCGGGGGCCGCACCTCCTCGGCGCGCACGGTCTCGGCGACGGTCGCCAGGGTGGCGTCCACCCGGCGCTGGGCGGCGGTGGTGCCCTCCTGCACCAGGGCGACCCGGGTGGCGGGGTCCTTGCCGTGGGAGACGAGAGCCGCGGCGATGGCGCCGATCTTGTCCACGCCCATGAGGATCACGAGGGTGCCGCGCAGCCGGGCGAGGGACTGCCAGTCCACCAGGGAGCGCGGGTCGTCGGGCGCCACGTGGCCGCTGACCACGGTGAACTCGTGGGCGACGCCCCGGTGGGTGACGGGGATGCCGGCGGCCGAGGGCACCGAGATCGAGCTGGAGATGCCCGGCACGACCGTGCAGGGGATGCCGGCCTCGGCGAGCGCCTGGGCCTCCTCCATGCCGCGGCCGAAGACGTACGGGTCGCCGCCCTTGAGGCGGACGACGGACCTGCCCGCCTTGGCGTGCTCGACGAGGGCGTTGTTGATCGCCTCCTGGGCCATGAACCGGCCGTAGGGGATCTTGGCCGCGTCGATCACCTCGACGTGCGGCGGCAGTTCGTCCAGCAGGTCGCGCGGTCCGAGCCGGTCGGCGATGACGACGTCCGCCTCGGCGAGCAGCCGACGGCCGCGCACGGTGATCAGGTCGGGGTCGCCGGGGCCGCCGCCGACCAGGGCGACGGACGGGGTCCTGGCGCGGACGTGGGGGGCGGCGATGCTGCCCTCGCGCAGCCCTTCGACGATGGCGTCGCGCACGGCAGCGGAGCGGCGCGGGTCGCGGCCGGTGAGCACGGCCACGGTGACGCCCTCGCTGCGGCCGGTGGCGGGCGTCCACGCGGTGGCGGCCTCGGCGTCGTCGCTGCGGACGCACCAGATCCGGGACCGTTCGGCCTCGGCGGAGGCGCGGGCGTTGGCCTCCGTGTCACCGGTCGCGACGAGGACGTACCAGGACTCCGCGAGGTCGCCCTCCTCGTACCGCCGCCGGGTCCAGCGGATCTCGCCGGCCTCGGCCATGGCCTCGACGGACGGTGTCGCCGACGGGGAGACGAGTACGACGTCGGCACCCGCGGCGACCAGGGCGGGCAGACGGCGCTGGGCGACCTGGCCGCCGCCGATGACGACGACGCGCCGGCCGGACAGGCGCAGGCCGACGGGGTACGCGGGGTGCTCGGCGGGCTCGGGCATGGCGGTGCGGCTCCTCGTGCGGGTGGTGCGTGAGCGGGGCCGCTGCGGCGGTGGAGCGGCTGATGGGGACGCCAGGGCCGTAGGGGCCGGCCTGGTCACCAGGGTACGGTCCGCCGTCGGCGGCGCCTCGCCCGGCAAGGCGCCGTCCGGCCCGGCGGGGCCGGACGGCGCCCGGGGCTACTTCTCCGTGACGCCGGCCGAGTCGAACGTCGCCACCTCGTGCATGGCGCGGGCCGCGCTCTGCACGATCGGGAGCGCCAGCAGGGCGCCCGTGCCCTCGCCGAGGCGCAGGTCGAGGTCGACCAGCGGGCGGAGCCCGAGCTTGCCGAGGGCGGCCACATGGCCGGGCTCGGCGCTGCGGTGACCCGCGATGCACGCGGCCAGCGCCTCGGGGGCGATGGCGCGGGCGACGAGCGCGGCGGCCCCGGTGCTGACGCCGTCGAGGATCACGGGGGTGCGCAGCGAGGCGCCGCCGAGGATCAGGCCGACCAGCGCGCAGTGCTCCAGGCCGCCGACCGCCGCGAGGACTCCGACGGGGTCGGCGGGGTCGGGGCGGTGCAGTTCGAGGGCGCGGCGCACCACGTCGACCTTGCGGGCGTGCATCGCGTCGTTGATGCCGGTGCCCCGGCCGGTGATCTCCGCCGGGTCCGCGCCGGTGTAGACGGAGATCAGGGCGGCGGACGCGGTGGTGTTGGCGATGCCCATCTCGCCGGTGAGCAGCGCCTTGTTCCCGGCGGCCACCAGGTCGCGGGCGGTCTCGATGCCGACCTCGATCGCGGCGCACACCTCGTCGCGGCTGAGCGCGGGGCCGGTGGTGAAGTCGGCCGTGCCGGCGCGGACCTTGCGGGGCAGCAGACCGGGCGTGGCGGGCAGGTCGGCGGCAACGCCGACGTCGATGACGCAGACCTCGGCGCCGACCTGGCCGGCGAAGGCGTTGCAGACCGCTCCCCCGCCGAGGAAGTTGGCGACCATCTGGCCGGTGACCTCCTGGGGCCAGGCGGTGACGCCCTGGGCGTGCACCCCGTGGTCCCCCGCGAAGATCGCGACGGCGGCGGGCTCCGGGACCGGCGGCGGGCACATCCGGGACAGGCCGCTGAGCTGTGCGGAGATGATCTCCAGCATGCCGAGCGCGCCGGACGGCTTGGTCATCCGCTTCTGGCGCTCCCACGCCTCGCCGAGCGCCTTGGCGTCCAGGGGGCGGATGCCGGCGACCGTCTCCTGGAGCAGGTCGTGCGGCTCCTCGCCGGGCAGGGCACGGCGGCCGTACGTCTCCTCGTGGACGACCCAGGAGAGCGGGCGGCGCTTGGACCAGCCGGCCTGCAGCAGCTCCGGCTCCTCCGGGAACTCGTCGACGTAGCCGACGCAGAGGTACGCCACCACTTCGAGGTGGTCGGGCAGGCCGAGGGTGCGGACCATCTCGCGCTCGTCGAAGAAGGAGACCCAGCCGACCCCGAGGCCCTCGGCACGGGCGGCGAGCCAGAGGTTCTCCACGGCGAGCGCCGAGGAGTAGGGCGCCATCTGCGGCTGGGTGTGCCGGCCGAGGGTGTGGCGGCCGCCGCGGGTGGGGTCGGCGGTGACGACGATGTTGACCGGGGTGTCGAGTATGGCCTCGATCTTCAGTTCCTTGAACTGCTTGGCCCGGCCCTTGGGCAGCGACTTGGCGTACGCCTCGCGCTGGCGCTGGGCGAGTTCGTGCATCGTGCGGCGGGTCTCCGCCGAGCGGATGACGACGAAGTCCCACGGCTGCGAGTGGCCCACGCTGGGCGCGGTGTGCGCGGCCTCCAGGACGCGCAGCAGCACCTCGTGCGGGATCGGGTCGCTGCGGAAGCCGTTGCGGATGTCGCGGCGTTCGCGCATGACGCGCAGCACGGCCTCGCGCTCGGCGTCGTCGTAGCCGGGGGCGGGCGGACCGGCGGGCTCGGCCGCCTCCTCTGCCTCCGGCAGGGCGGGGGCGGCGGCCTCCGGCTGGGCGGGGGCGGCGTCGGCGGCGGGCTCCGGCTGCGGGGCGGGCGCGGCAGCGGCGGCCTGCGGCTCGGCGGGGGGCTCGGCGGCAGCCTGCGGCTCGGCGGCCACGGGAGCGGAGTGCGCGGGGGCGG
It encodes the following:
- the cobA gene encoding uroporphyrinogen-III C-methyltransferase, with amino-acid sequence MPEPAEHPAYPVGLRLSGRRVVVIGGGQVAQRRLPALVAAGADVVLVSPSATPSVEAMAEAGEIRWTRRRYEEGDLAESWYVLVATGDTEANARASAEAERSRIWCVRSDDAEAATAWTPATGRSEGVTVAVLTGRDPRRSAAVRDAIVEGLREGSIAAPHVRARTPSVALVGGGPGDPDLITVRGRRLLAEADVVIADRLGPRDLLDELPPHVEVIDAAKIPYGRFMAQEAINNALVEHAKAGRSVVRLKGGDPYVFGRGMEEAQALAEAGIPCTVVPGISSSISVPSAAGIPVTHRGVAHEFTVVSGHVAPDDPRSLVDWQSLARLRGTLVILMGVDKIGAIAAALVSHGKDPATRVALVQEGTTAAQRRVDATLATVAETVRAEEVRPPAVIVVGDVVGVGVPTLP
- a CDS encoding TrmH family RNA methyltransferase, with product MAEIITLDDPDDPRLADYTGLTDVELRRRREPAEGLFIAEGEKVIRRASDAGYRMRSMLLTPKWADAMRDVIDAAEAPVHVVEPALAERVTGYHVHRGALASMQRKPLPDPADLLRTARRVAVMEAVNDHTNIGAIFRSAAALGMDAVLLSPDCADPLYRRSVKVSMGAVFSVPYARLGAWPQGLGAVRDAGCRLLALTPDERAVPLDEIAPHRLDKVALMLGAEGDGLSSRAMAAADDLVRIPMAHGVDSLNVGAAAAVAFYAVATGRPAG